The sequence below is a genomic window from Balearica regulorum gibbericeps isolate bBalReg1 chromosome 9, bBalReg1.pri, whole genome shotgun sequence.
CTCCGTCTCTCACTGTGTGTCAGCCTCCCCATCCCCTACCCCTCCAGCTCAGGGACAAAGTGCCCACGCTGTCCTGCTTGGCACACACAGGTCCCATCCCTGCTGGGACATCCATCCCTTCCCTTTGGGGTCACCCCATACCCAGGTGGCTCCATCCTGCCAACAGTCCCAAGACGGGCAGAAAGGGACATTCAGTCCTGGTCCCCAGGCAGGACCAAGGAGCAGGACATCCCTTCAGCAGTGGGGATGCTGTGTCTGCAGGCATGGTAAGGCTTGTGAGACAGACGGATTACCATCTGAGTAACAGAGCATAACCCTAAACACTCCTCTGTCTTTCACTGCTCACTTCACTGCAGGGCTTTTTTCCGGTTCTGAAGTCTTCCCTCATCTTTTTCTGCACTAAACACGCCCAATTCTTTTCCATCAGTCATTCTTTCAGGgcatttttgctcttttcttcaggTCATCAGGGTGAATTTGATTTCTAACCCTCCTCCCAGACAGCCCCTACACCCCCCCTCAACAGCATATTGCCTTCATTTGAGCCATGCTTCTCCAGAAAAACCCTGCTTCATGTGTCTGCTGTCACAAGCTATTGATAAGTGCTGATGGGATATAGCTTCTTGGGTAGCCATTCACCCACAGTGGCAGAATTTCCCATTTCCCTAATTTGCTTATGAGAATATCACGTAAGGCAGCAGGAAGATAGCATCACTCCCGCTTTCCTTGCGGTACCCAGCATGTCGCcctaatgaaaagaaaatgaggttgGTTTGACACAACAGTGTTCCTGCTAAATCTGTGTTCTCAGCCCCAGCGCTGTCCTCTCGGTGTTTACCGCTTGGTGGCCTTACTAATTTGTTCCAGCGGTTTTCTGGGTACGGAGGCAGGCTGACTCATCTAGAGTTTCCTGgatcctcttttttccccttccttgaAGCAGACAGTGAATTGGGCATCCGTATCCTCCTGGGACACGGCTCCACACCAGCTTTCTGCGCCCCTGTCCCCTCTGACCTTGCCGCTGTTGACGGTGAACGCTTGTCACCCTATCACGGTGAAACCCACCACCTCTAGGGACAGGCAATGGCTGTAGAATCCCTTTCAAGCTGGACTGTCTTCATAGTCAAGCCCTTGGAGTAGAGGGGTCCACCTGTCCCAGGGTGGATTTGAGGCAAAGGGGATTCTCTGGAAATGGGGATATGCCTAAGGTGGACTGTAGAGAGGGGACGTTGCCCCACCATCCCCTGGACTTCTGGGGTGAAGAAGGATGCTGAGCAATGGAGAGATATTGAAGGGAGAAGGTGGCTGTGAAGATGCAAGCAGGTACCACCCCAAATGGGTTTGTGCTCCCTGTTCATCTAGCGGGTCTTGTGATGGTCCCTGCAGGCGTAAGGAGAGAGCTCAGCCCCCTCCAATAAGGCTCTGCCCCTGTGCCATGGGTGATGGGTTTGATCTTGGGGGTGGTGGAGTGGGCAAGACCAGGGgtcctgcctggctggggggCACAGGCTGCCTCGCTTGCCCTCCAAGACCCACATGGCAGGATCTGGCCTGCCGGCATCCTCCTTGAGCAGCACATCCTGccaaagggaagaagagagagaaggagaaaccTTGGAGCCaactaaaagcaaaactagagaaagcaaaatgagagcGGTGGGAGGAAACACAGATGTTCTGCAAGCCTACAACAGGCTTGGCAATAGGCAGGGTGAAGCTCTTGGTGGGATGTGACAGAGGAGATGCTGTGGGCCTGAACCCCTCAGGACACATCAGGGCTGTACAAGTTGGCCATGGTTAGAGGTCCAAGCAACCTGCCCAGAAAACCACCCCTCCCATGGTGCCCACTAGCTCACCCTAGCCCGTCCTCTCAAGGACCAACAGCTGCTTTCCCAAGACAAGGCCATGGCAATGCTCCCAGACCATAGTGTCCAACAGACCAGTCCCACCCCAGGATCATCCCATTAACCCAGGGGACAAATAACTCACACACCCCACTGCAGCACCTCCAGCCCAACctctccaaaaccaaaatacagctCTGAAACCTCCCAGTGACCAGGATGGTCCTCACTTGTAATTGACCTTACTGCCACACAACCTGACTGCCCCTTCTCCCCTCGGCATCCACAAAGTCCCATTTTGCAGGAATGGTGCTTTGCTGCTCTGTGGTACAGCTCTCCTCAAAGATGCTGCTgcaagcagcaggagaagaCTTCCTCTCCATCCTCATCTGCCTGCCCAGTTTTCTCAACACCTGTTTTTTGGGCTCAGGTTTCTTTAAGGGATGCTTGCTCACATGTTGTTCCCAATCACCTTTAATTAAGGCTGGGATATATAAGGAGCCAGGCTGGTTCTCAAGCATTTGTGTAGGGTGTTTTGCTTGCTTAGGTATAGCTTAGGCATGCTGAAGTCACACATCCAGCTTCCTGCAGATGCAGACAGGTATGAGCTCTCTGAGGTGTTCCAGCAGGCTCTGGCCGTTCCCCATCAGCAAGACCCTGGGATGGGACTggggctgagctctgctctcTGGAGGTCCCAGCTGGTGTGCGGTTACAGAGAGCTGACAAAGCATTTTGGCACCGATGCTGGTGACAGCCACTCCTCAGGGGAGCACTGGGTGTCCGCGGTCGGAAGCGGTTGCTCTAACTGCCAGACCAAAGTGTGCAGGAAATGCAGCAGCTTTGGTGCCTGCAGCCGCCCCCTCAGCTGCACCCAGGTCTTGGACTGGGAGGAGCTGTGGCACATGGATGGGGTGGCTGGGGCTGGACCAAGGGTCCAGGGGGGCTGTGTGTCTGCAGGGATGTGCGTGTCCTCACAGGTAAGGGGTGTGCGTATGTATTTGGCACACAGTAGCTGTGTAAATCTGGGGGTGCGCACATAGATTTGCATGGGGAGCTGTGTCCATGTGCTCATGAGCATTTGTGTGTTCTTGCACAAAAGGGTGCATGGCCAGGCTGGGGATGCTTGCTCTGGGGTGAtacaggggaaaagaaatttgaatCCCCCCAGTTTGACTGTTGTGCACTTGTGAGCACAAAGCATGGGGGAAGAGACTGGCAGGAGCATCCTCTATCATTCACAGCTGTGACGCTGGTAGGAATGAGGTGGGCAGACCCAAACCTATGCCCTGTCCCCTCTGGCCTTTCAGGAGTCATTCCCAGTGATAGCACATCCTGAGAGCAAGGAAAAGTCAGGTCCAGGTACTATCTAATTTTATAGAGCCTTGTTCTTCTCCTGCTTGTGTTCCTGTAAGCCTCAATTTTTCCCAAAATGGGGTGCTGAGGACCAGACCAGGGCCCTGCTCTTGCTCTGTCAGTAGCCAGtggctctgcagcacaggggtTAGTTCCAGCCACTGTGATTGTTGCAGGGAGCGAGGTCAAAAATCAAAGCCATGTGGTAGGGTCTGCCTAACTGCTCTGCAGCAAACCTCCTCTCCGCAGCCTAAACCAAAGACCACCAAAACCATGCCACCCACACCCCTCCagaggcagcaaagcagctgcgGCAGATAGGCTATACCCCCAAAACTGTATCCAGCCCATCGCAGCCCAGCCTCTTCTTagtgcaggcagggaaagcGAAAAGAAGTCTTGAGGGAGTTGGGTCGGCATCCCCCCTGCCCTGAAAACCTTAGCATCGTTGGTGGAAATGAGTTTGCTTAGGTCCCTGCTTAATGTGAGTGGAGAAAAGGGGCATAAACCTGCCAGCTGGTATGGGTGCAGTGGTGGGCAAAAGCAGGAGGGCTGTGACACAGAGtgaggggcaggggaaggagggatgtGGGATGGTGGAGCTGGGAAAGATGGAACTGGGAACAGTTCCTCCAGATTCTATGCAGTGACTCCAGGAAGACTGAACTATTATCACCATGCTGGTGACAGAAAGTATAAACTGTGGGTGGCTGCTCTCCTGGCCTGCATGGAAAGACAAGAGTAGCTCCTGCACACGAATGTGCTCAGCTCTCCATCCCCGAGCAGGATGTTGGGGCCGGGGGGCTGACACCCATCTCAGGGCACTGCTTGGTTTGGGGATGCTCAGCTGGGGGCTTGAAACCTGCATCCTGCCCGGAGCTCATCCCAGTCCTGTTTCTGCTCTGGCCTGTGCCACGGCCAGCACAGGGGAGTGTAGCTCAGGtctctgccagtgctgggcaCCCTGTCCTCCAAACAGGGATGGGAGATGGTGCCTGGCAGCCTGgagcatccccaggctccagcctCGCTTCCTGCAAGGGGCAGGATTGCAGCCAGGCTGCTGAGGGGCCAGAGGGGCACAGGTGCTGATGTGCTCCCTCATCCCGAATGGCAGTGTGCAATGCTTTTGCTATGCCTCTGACCCCACTGGATGGTTTGGGAGCCTCTGGCTGGCTGCAGACCACCATCCCCCAAGAGGGGAAGGGACCCAGCCCCAACCGCTCCTGGAGGAGCCATAGCTGCAGTcagggggtgcaggaggggCTGAAGACCCAGCACCTCTGCTGCCTGAAAGGCAGgatggaaaatatgaaacagaGCCCACCCTCCCGCCAATGTCGTGTCTGACAGGAaagccaaaagcaaaactgctgaCTGAGCTCCTGtttctcccctgctgcagctgcctcctgTCTCGGCTTTCTGGGCAAGCTGAGCCTGGCTGGCCACAGCAGGTCTCTGCTGGGGTCGCAcggtgctgtgctggggcaaGGAGCGGGGCTGCTGCTTGCAAACAGTACCACCAGGCTGAGTCACATATTGGTGTGAGTGGATGTTGTGGGACCAGGTGGGGCCACCACATCCACCTTTCTGCCCTGAGGAAGGATGAAAGCCACCCAGATGGATGTTCATCCTACCTGGTCTGCTCTGGAGGTTTCTCAGGGACTTTCCAGCACCTGCAGAGGACAAACTGCCGTGCCTGGCATGCctcaccccttcccccagcGCCCAGGCTGGCTCCCACAAGGCTGCGGTGGTTTTACTGGGgataaggggaaaaagaaacctgcTGACGGTGCGGCTGAAGTGTGAGATGCAAGTGACTCTTCTCTGTTTCCGTTGGGTTTCATGGTCTCCCAGCAGGTGTCTGCTGCCTCCAAAGCCACTCCTTACCGGGGTTTCTCCCCTCTCAAGCAGTTGTCACTTCTTTCTGTTCTGGTTTCTGGCAGGCAGCGCAGCATCACtttcaggagagaaaatggaagtttGGAGACTGAAAGCTGCACTGAGCACCATGCAGTGAGCTTTGCCCTGGCTGATGGCAGCCAGGCCCCCGGCGTGGCAGGGATGCTCATCCTCAGCTGGGCAAGTGCCCCGAGACCAGCCTGGTAAGGGGGGGGGATTTGGTTTGCAGCTGCATCCGGGGGCCAGCCCAGATAGgggcaagaggaaaaacagtggCTTCTTCTCTATTAAGAGCAGTTTTGTGGAAGAGCGGCTTGCGTATTGCACAGAGAGGCCCAGGAACCACAACAGACGCTGCTGCCTCCCGGCTCTCGCCTGCGTGCTGCCAAGAGCCGTTATTTGCCTGCCCACGCACTTGCCATCACGAGTCAACAAACTCCCCGGACGTGAAACCCTTTATTCACCCCTCAGGGCCAGATCCATCTCCCACCTCTGGAGGGAGGGACATGGGGGGACGGTAGATTTTCCCtcttgcagaggaggaaagtgcctggagagaggaggaaaactaTCCACCTGTTTCACAGGTGTTTCTTTAAATAGTGGTACACAACACAGTCTGTGCCCCGGATGAGGAGAAGCCCTCACCCCGGGGTCCTGCGAGCAGTGTCTCCCAGGATCTGCTCCGGCTCTGGCCTCCACCGTTTCCTCCTGCAGTCGTACTTTGCTGGCTGAGTCAGACCCCAGTGTGGGAAGCAGCGTGGCCACTCCAGAGAGCCCCGGGTGGAGGTGGAAAACCGAGGCATGATGTAAATCACCTTTGGCACAGACCTGTCAGCATcactgctctgccccagcccatCCTTCCTGCCCTGAGCAAAGAGGCGGCACAGGGAGCCCAGCAGGGACCTTCCCCATGCTGTGGTACCCACCCCACAGCCATGATCCCACCGTGGCCAGGACTGTGCAATATcaactccagcagcagcacctctgtCACTCTGGTCCTTGCATGCTGGATTTTTCCCAACTGCAAACCACAGTGGGagcgaggggctggggcagcctgtccctgcccgcaACCCCCCAGCAATGAGGGACCCCAGCCCTCAGCAGGGCTGTGACTGCAGCTCCCAAGTCCTGTCGTCCTGGTGTTTCTTCCCCCACTTTGGTGTGATGGGTTTCTCCTCTGGGAAGACAATGGTGGCATACTCAGTCTGGTCAACCGGCCAGGTCTCTGGTGGCACCTGGGTGCACTGGTTGCACTGAAACTCCAGCACGCCGTAGTCCACGGTAGACACAGACACCACAGGGGGCTTATCCTCCTTCTGCAAGGAAACCCCATTGGGGCAATTCATCATCCGGAGGTACCCGCCATCCCCAGCACAAGCCCCCTTTCAACAGCAAGTGATGAAACCAGCTCTGAAGCATCCCAGGAGGGCAAGAGTGatacaaagcagaaagacaCACAGACCTGGGATAGCATTTACCCAGAGAAACCAGACAATGAGCCTTGGGGTCACCTCTGAGGCCATATGAGTCTCAGCTCTCTGCCTGTGCAGACAAGTGGCCATGCCTGGCCATTGAAGGCAGGGTCATGCTAGGAGCCCTTTTCCCACCTCTCCACTGGGCTCTGAGCTGGCGTGGGGTACACAAGGAGAGCCGAGGGCTGAgtttgctcagcctggagaggggAGAGCAAGAGAGGACCTACTTGCTGCCTTCCGCTACCTAATGGGGTtggagagaagatggagccagattCCTCCCAGCAGTACatggcaaaaggaaaataggaaaCAGGGTCTGGCTGCAGCAAGAGAAATTTTAGCTTAATGTATGGGGAGGGGGGACGACATCTCCCATTTTCTACAGCAACACAATCCACTGTcaaaaccagctctgctttgagTGAGGGTTGGACTATACTATCTCAGGCAGTTTTTTGATTGTgatggggctgtgctgcaggtgcAAAAAAGCAGTTGTAGCTGTGCAGAAAAGATCGAGCAGcatcagagaagaaaggagaagcgAGAAGCCTGTGAAGGGCTGATTGATAAAGGGAGGCCCTGCACCCTCCGCACCCCAGCAATGCACAGCAAGGCGTCAGAGATGGAACTCACCACTGGTGCATTTTCACTCGGTGGTTTCTGCACATCTGCAAAGTAACACATTTGGTTAGAAGATGCTTGTGTGCCAAGGCAGCGTGAGCAGCTGGGGCTGACCCAGCCTCCACATCCTAGGAGAGCGCTGGACACTACAACCACTGTACCAcgcatcctcctcctccactcaGGGTCTAACACCCTGAGCGTTACAAGGACAAGTGAGATACCAGCCCACAGTCTAGGGTTTAACTGGGATTAGTGGGGTGCAATTCCTGATGAGTCCCCTCTGGGAAAGCCCCCGTGGCATGGCCAAGGCAACACCCAGTGCTGTGGTGAGGAGGTGACAAGATGTTACGAAGATGCCCAGGCAAGGTGCGTGGGAAGAACTCGCGTGCAGCATTAAGACACCATGCTAAAGAGCAGTTCAGAGCCACAGCGTGTGGCCTGAGGGCTCTATGAAGGGCGAGCATGGCCCAAAGCACCCTTCTCCCCTAGGCACGGCGATACCTGACCCATGGAAACATGCCACAGCTGAGTTTAGCATGTTGACCTGCCCATGtaccccagggagctgcaggcacCTGGCTGCCCCTGGATTCAAGCTGGGTTTGTTGGATAAGCATCACCCCGTCGGATCCCCTGGCAGACCCCAGCCCCttggcacagcacagcccccaTGGGGGATCATACCTCCTCTCCTGTATGTGACAGTGAGGTAGCCAAAAATCAGCAGTACaactgccccagccagcagcaggatgcCCAGGAGCACGACCTTGATGTGGTCCAGGGAATTGCCTTCCTCCATCTCGGGCTCATCGGTGGTGTTTGTCTTCTCAGGAGCTGCTGTAATAGCCATCCAAAAAAGGGGGAACAAAACAGCAGGTCAGGAGTGTAAAATGGGCTCTAAAGTCCCTGGAAAAGTCAACAAGGGAACACAGGGACTGTCCCCAGAAAGGGCTCAGTGCCAGGCACGCTGCCACAGCCCCACCAGCCCTCCAGGGGCCCTGAATCTGGGCTGACATGGGGGATGTTTTTGGCATGTCCCATTCCTTCCCATTGCAGGTGGTGAGGATGATCCCACACCGCTGAGAGCTGGGGTGCAGGGCGTCAGGGCCCATGACCAGCAGAGCCCCAGGGAGGACACAGCTTCCCCAAGCCTCCCATCTGCTTCTGCATCCTGGGGCCAGCGGAGCTGCAGCTCATGTTGGGAGGCAATGTTGTGAAAGACAGTAacttttgcagtgtttttcctTATAAAAGGTCATCTTCAGTCCCCCAAAGCTTCCATGCTGCCAAGCAAGTGCATGGCATATCTTCCTGCAAGAGCTCAGTTTCCCACACCACGGGGCTACAAGACCCTCCAGGGCATGGTTTTGCAAGAACAGTATCTACACCAACACCGGCTGTTTGAGGGGTCTGAGCCCTAGTCGTCACCCCAAACACAAGCCCTGTCCCCAAATAAAGGAGCCGTTCAGGAGCGCAGGCAGCTCCCTACACTGGTCTCCTGCCTCTATCCACCGGTAAGGACTTGCTCCTCCCCACAGCCTCACTGGGGACACAGACCCAGCAGGATGGAGACCTCCTGCCTCAGTGCAGATGGGGGAGGACAGCCTGTGTCCCTGGGCATCAACCAGGCATACAAAGGGGAAagggcagagctgtgctctCCTGACCCACACCAGGTCCTCCCCCAGCAGGGTACCGCCTGCCTTGTGCCCTGAGGCTGCAGTGTGCCTGAGGGCCATCGCACCATGGGACAGCACTGATGACCTGTCCCCATCAGCTCAGCTCCCAGGCTGACCTGTGACAACTAAGTGGGACCGGCTGCTCTCCATCACTTTATCAGGTTCAAAGAAGGTGATCAGCCCACAGTAGTAGGAGCCTGAGTCATTCTGGTGAAGGTTCAGGATCTCCATCTTGAAGGCAGGAGTGTGGTTGGTGACCAAGTACTTGTCCATCTTTGTCTGGTAGCTGTTTGGGCTGATCTCAGCAATTTTTTGGGCTTGGTTGTTGTTGGTGTCTTTGTACCAATTGAGGCTGTACTCCAAGCCGGACTCGCTCTCCATGGAGATGTTGCAGAAGAAGGTGGCTGAACCACCTGCAGGGAGAGTTAACATGGCTGGGAAGAAGGTCACTGTTTGggagagaggaaacaaagaacaaacatGGTTACAGTGGGCACAGGTCTCAGAAACAGCCAGACCCCCTATGCAGGAACCAGGGATGCAAAGAGGGTGAGAGCCCACTGTTGCCCAATCGTCCCACCCCATGAAGAGGTGATGGGCTCCTATGTCCCAAACCCAGAGGCTTCAAGCATTCCTCAGCTGTTTCACCCTCAGCTCCTGAAGGCCCCTACAGGGATTTACAAAAACCTGTCGGTGAGTGCTTGCGAGCCCAGCCCCAAGCCATTGCCAGCATCTGGCTCACCTGCAACCAGGTTCTGGGGTTTGTCAGCAACACAAGCAGCCTGATGCTTGGCCAGTCCACAGCATCCCCCTGGATCATGGGGAGGTACATCAGCCCATGTCTCTCCCCTCCTGAATGTGTGCCTGCGAGCCAGAGGGGAATCCTCAGGGGTAGTAACTGAACAATGAAGTGGTTTTGGCGGATCAAATTGTGCTCCGGACTATCTAAAATTAACCCAGAACACCTGTACCggggaaaacagattttggaggctatattatttttaattctatgctgtattttaatggCTCCTTCCTCCATCTGATGTTGCTTCTGAATAGTGAGCAGAGGGACCGAGTCCTGGGCCAGGACAGCACCCCGCAGTGTAGCCCATCGCGTGCCCGCCTGCCTGCCAgggtgctccagctctgcccactGCTCCATGCTGGGAGCACAgagcgggcaggggctgcccagggcatTGTATCTGCCATCTCCAGCCTGAGACCATCTGACAGGGCAGAGTGACCCGGAGCTTACCATGCCACCCCTTTCCAGCTGCCTGTCCCCTCCTCACACATACAAGGGCAGCCAGGCGCCCACCCTGGGAGGTCCTGGACAGGCTTGccaggctgctcccagcacaaAGGGCAGTCAGCCACAGGCACAGCCTCCTCAGCCCTTAGCACCAGCCATGCTGCTTCACCACATTTCCCTGCCCGTGACCCCAGCGTGTTCATCCCCCCGGGCAAGGGTGGATGTGCTGTGAACAAGGGCCAGGCTCACAACATCCTGGCTCAGCCAGCCCCATCCAGCAGGACGAGGCAGCTGCtgcattaatttttgtttggagcaacaaaaagcaggaagaagcaTTTTTCACATGGATTATCTGACCAAGTGATTCGAACCACCAATGCTTTGAAAAGTCTCTGCTGATAAGAAATTGATCTTCCCTTTTCTGAAATTGCCACCGATAGCAGCCCCAGGGCTTGCAGGCAGTTAGAAAGTCCGTCCTGTCCCTCCAGCACTGGCCTGAGGCTGTAGGGACCATGACCTCAGCATCACCAACCAGAAAAGGAACAGGGGCAATACAGGATTAGGTGGAAAACTGGGCTCAGAAATGAGGAACGAGGCCGAACAGGAGGACGGAGGGAGGGAAGTGCCCCAACTCCCACGGGCAGCACTGGCTGCGGCAGTGCCCACAccaagaaatgtaatttttgcaGTGTTATGGGTTTCTTGTATTTAACAGGAAATATTTGGCAGGCTCAGGGCTTTGTTCCtacccagtgctgctgccagcaatgAATGAAGTGCTCGGAGGACTTCTGAAAGCAGAGGTTGGGTTTACATGTTTCCCTGCATCTTCCCAGCACGAGAGGTAACATCTGCTCCAAGGGAtgcccagccctgtgcccaCCCTTGGGGCAGAAAACACCCAAAGCCACCAAAGAAAGAGCTGGGCTGTGAGGAAGGGGGGACACGGCTTCATCAGGACTCTGGCTGGCTCTGCCCGGACTCACTCCTTCCCTTCcacctccccttctccccccagaTTTCACCCTGAGCAAAATCGCACACAGGACCCTGGCTCCCTCAGGGTCAAGCCCAAACCAGGAGGCGCAGCCCGAAGCTGTGAGAACCAGAGCAGAAAACCCCAGACCGCACATGGCGCTGGCAAACCCAGAGGCTCCACAACAAACCCCGACCGCGGACAGTGTGTCCACAAAGTGGGCTGGGGACCTGTCCCTTTCTCCATCCTTTAACACCGTTTCTACCCCGAGCATCCCCACTTCCCTTGCTCCAGCGGCCCGTACCCAaaagctttgggttttttgccttcttgATGCCAGAGCTATTTTTAACTAAGGGCTCACAGCCCTTAGACTTTTTCCACTGCGAACGACACAGGCCGTGCCAGCAAGCACGCCACGTTCTGGTACCTACCCTGACGGCAGCTGGCCAGCATGGAGCCGCAGCAGAGCAGGATGGCACAGAGGCTGGTCAGGGCCCTCTCCAAGCTGCTCCACATCGTCTTCAAGGCACCTGGGGCCATGGTGAGGCAGTCAGTACCCTGCCCGGGCAGgcgtgctgtgccgtgccgtgctgtgccgtgccgtgccgtgccaccCCCGTCTCTCTCCGTGCTTCCTTCCCCGCAGTGGCAGCTTGCTCTCTGGCTTGcgtggcaggggctggggtggaAATGAAATGTGCCCATCTCTACCCTAGAGGGAAACCCGGGCTGCCTCCCGCCCCCAGCTTCCTCCTCGCAGAGGCAGGGATCAGCTGAGCCTGGCCtggccccttcccctccccgcgCGCTCCCGGCACGCTCCCACGCAGGCACCCAACCGCcgagcagcagggacaggcacGGCTACACCTGCACCCTTTTGGGGGAAAGCTCCCAGGGATGGAGCGGGCAGGGATCACAGGAGACATGTCCTCGGCTCCAAGCCTGGCCCAGGAGTAAAAGGGCTGTCTCAGGCTCctgagcacccatgggtgcttcTGCTGAGTGTCCATGGCAGCACGGCACCCGGCAGCTGGGCAGGGTATGAGCAGCCATGGGGCACCCTGAGTGCCTGTTGGCAGGCTGCTCCCATCAGGAAgggatgggagaggagggaggaagagaaggaggagatggagaaggagaagtagaaggggaaggagaaagaaggaggagatggagaaggagaatgaagagatggagatggacaaggagaaggagaaggaagagatggagaaggagaaagagaaggaagagatggggaaggaggagaaggagaaggaaggaaaaggaggagatggGACAAGGAGAAGTTTTGGCTCCTTAGATGTGTTTACCCACAGACAAATTTGCAGAGAACAGGGGCAGGTGCCCAGGGCCAGGGTGTTATTATTGGGGTGACCTTTGCAGCAGACTAATTTCTCTGCCAGCTGTGTTCCCCACTTGCCTCACTGACTAATACTTGCATAGGAAATAACCTAAGGTGAAAGCACACTGTGGCTGGCTCCTCCGCTTCTCTCGAACACAGCCTCAGTGTCCCACAGTTTTAGAAAACGTCAGGGGAAAATTAATAATTGGGGTGAAGGATGCAATTCTCGTGATGATTTCATTAATTTCCGGGCTTTCAGAAACAAGCTGCGGGGCTGGGACTTGCTCACCTCTCGCTTCCAGACGCTGCCCCAGCAggcgagcaggctgggggagcCATCCccaattcacagaatcacagattggtaggggttggaagggacctctggagatcatctagtccaaccccccaataaagcaggttcacctagagcaggttgcacatgttcatgtccaggcaggttttgaatatctccagagaaggagactccaacctctctaggcagcctgttccagtgctctgtcaccatCAAAGCAAAGTTTTTCGTCacattgagatggaacttcctgtgtttcagtttgtgcccattgccccttgtcctgtcgctgggcaccactgaaaagagtctggccccttcctcttgacacccgccCTTTAGCTATTTCTCCtagatcccctctcagtcttctcttctccaggcgAAACAGaaccagctctctcagcctttcctcatacaagaggtgctccagtcccttcatcatctttgtagccctccactggactctctccagtagttccctttCTTGTCCAGAACCGGACACAATATTCCggatgtggcctcaccagggcagagtaaaGGGGaagataacctccctcaaccagctggccacactcttcttagtgcaccccaggtaccattggccttctgggccatgagggcacattgctggctcacagAGAGCTTCTTGTCtgccaggactcccaggtccttctccacagagctgcttcccagcaggtcaatccctaacctgtactggtgcttggggttattcctccctaggtgcaggacccaacacttgcccttgttgaacttcattaggttcctctctgcccaactctccagcctgtccaggt
It includes:
- the LOC104637501 gene encoding programmed cell death protein 1, which translates into the protein MAPGALKTMWSSLERALTSLCAILLCCGSMLASCRQVTFFPAMLTLPAGGSATFFCNISMESESGLEYSLNWYKDTNNNQAQKIAEISPNSYQTKMDKYLVTNHTPAFKMEILNLHQNDSGSYYCGLITFFEPDKVMESSRSHLVVTAAPEKTNTTDEPEMEEGNSLDHIKVVLLGILLLAGAVVLLIFGYLTVTYRRGDVQKPPSENAPVKEDKPPVVSVSTVDYGVLEFQCNQCTQVPPETWPVDQTEYATIVFPEEKPITPKWGKKHQDDRTWELQSQPC